The proteins below are encoded in one region of Populus alba chromosome 2, ASM523922v2, whole genome shotgun sequence:
- the LOC118042205 gene encoding zinc finger BED domain-containing protein RICESLEEPER 2-like isoform X2, with protein sequence MHVRCCAHIVNLIVCAGLKDIDDSVVKIRNAVRFVRSSPSRQLVFNQCAERLKIGSKKSVCLDVATRWNSTYMMLDAAAKFDVVFMRLEETDPRYLSYFEVNSKGKQKNLGPPALEDWEKAKSFVKFLKLFYMVTLKFSGSLYVTSNSFFHELISMHTSISHLCRSEDVYVSKMATNMMVKYKKYWGDQDTQNFLLYVAVVLDPRFKLKYVRFCFGRLYDVEEADNFTIKVKDTLLRLFEHYMNVDENVEVVDSVVTSINENVNVDLMAVNDDMLDDLASEFIKHLEEEGGAQKKNEVERYLSDDCENPNNFKLDILGWWRCNATKYKILSKVAQHVLAIPVSTVVSEAAFSTGGRILDPFRSSLSPSTVQALVCCQNWLSLASIPINIGNYMDYIENSEIIESEFGESLKISTDYFIILAGSFGFCCCWKFWMLL encoded by the exons ATGCATGTTAGATGTTGTGCACATATTGTTAATCTTATTGTATGTGCGGGATTGAAAGATATTGATGATTCAGTTGTTAAGATTAGGAATGCAGTGAGGTTTGTTAGATCTTCTCCTTCTAGACAACTTGTTTTTAACCAATGTGCCGAGAGGTTGAAAATTGGGAGTAAAAAATCTGTTTGCTTGGATGTTGCAACTAGATGGAACTCTACATATATGATGCTAGATGCGGCTGCTaaatttgatgttgtttttatgAGGTTAGAAGAAACAGATCCCAGGTATTTGAGTTACTTTGAGGttaattcaaaaggaaaacaaaaaaacttaggtcCTCCTGCATTAGAAGATTGGGAAAAGGCTAAATCTTTTGTCAAGTTCTTGAAACTATTTTACATGgttacattgaaattttctggctcGTTGTATGTGACATCTAATTCTTTCTTTCATGAATTGATTTCCATGCATACAAGCATATCTCACCTTTGTAGAAGTGAAGATGTTTATGTAAGTAAAATGGCCACGAATATGATggtaaagtataaaaaatattgggggGATCAAGATACACAAAACTTTTTGTTATATGTGGCTGTTGTGTTAGATCCACGTTTCAAATTGAAGTATgtgagattttgttttggaagatTGTATGATGTTGAAGAGGCtgataattttacaattaaggTTAAAGATACTTTGCTAAGGTTGTTTGAGCATTATATGAATGTTGATGAGAATGTTGAGGTGGTTGATAGTGTTGTAACTagtataaatgaaaatgttaatgttGATTTAATGGCGGTAAATGATGATATGTTGGATGACTTGGCTTCTGAATTCATAAAACATTTAGAGGAAGAAGGGggtgcccaaaaaaaaaatgaggttgagAGGTATTTGAGTGATGATTGTGAGAatcctaataattttaaattagatattttgggtTGGTGGAGATGTAATGCTACAAAATACAAGATTCTTTCTAAGGTAGCACAACATGTGTTAGCTATTCCAGTATCTACAGTTGTTTCTGAAGCAGCTTTCAGTACTGGTGGTCGTATTTTAGATCCATTTCGAAGCTCTTTATCTCCATCAACAGTGCAAGCATTGgtttgttgtcaaaattggttgAGTTTAGCATCAATTCCAATCAACATCGGAAACTACatggattatattgaaaattctgAGATAATTGAATCAG aatttggtgaaagtttaaaaatctcaactgaTTATTT cattatcCTTGCTGGATCTTTTGGCTTTTGCTGTTGCTGGAAGTTTTGGATGCTGCTGTAG
- the LOC118042205 gene encoding zinc finger BED domain-containing protein RICESLEEPER 2-like isoform X1: protein MHVRCCAHIVNLIVCAGLKDIDDSVVKIRNAVRFVRSSPSRQLVFNQCAERLKIGSKKSVCLDVATRWNSTYMMLDAAAKFDVVFMRLEETDPRYLSYFEVNSKGKQKNLGPPALEDWEKAKSFVKFLKLFYMVTLKFSGSLYVTSNSFFHELISMHTSISHLCRSEDVYVSKMATNMMVKYKKYWGDQDTQNFLLYVAVVLDPRFKLKYVRFCFGRLYDVEEADNFTIKVKDTLLRLFEHYMNVDENVEVVDSVVTSINENVNVDLMAVNDDMLDDLASEFIKHLEEEGGAQKKNEVERYLSDDCENPNNFKLDILGWWRCNATKYKILSKVAQHVLAIPVSTVVSEAAFSTGGRILDPFRSSLSPSTVQALVCCQNWLSLASIPINIGNYMDYIENSEIIESEFGESLKISTDYL, encoded by the exons ATGCATGTTAGATGTTGTGCACATATTGTTAATCTTATTGTATGTGCGGGATTGAAAGATATTGATGATTCAGTTGTTAAGATTAGGAATGCAGTGAGGTTTGTTAGATCTTCTCCTTCTAGACAACTTGTTTTTAACCAATGTGCCGAGAGGTTGAAAATTGGGAGTAAAAAATCTGTTTGCTTGGATGTTGCAACTAGATGGAACTCTACATATATGATGCTAGATGCGGCTGCTaaatttgatgttgtttttatgAGGTTAGAAGAAACAGATCCCAGGTATTTGAGTTACTTTGAGGttaattcaaaaggaaaacaaaaaaacttaggtcCTCCTGCATTAGAAGATTGGGAAAAGGCTAAATCTTTTGTCAAGTTCTTGAAACTATTTTACATGgttacattgaaattttctggctcGTTGTATGTGACATCTAATTCTTTCTTTCATGAATTGATTTCCATGCATACAAGCATATCTCACCTTTGTAGAAGTGAAGATGTTTATGTAAGTAAAATGGCCACGAATATGATggtaaagtataaaaaatattgggggGATCAAGATACACAAAACTTTTTGTTATATGTGGCTGTTGTGTTAGATCCACGTTTCAAATTGAAGTATgtgagattttgttttggaagatTGTATGATGTTGAAGAGGCtgataattttacaattaaggTTAAAGATACTTTGCTAAGGTTGTTTGAGCATTATATGAATGTTGATGAGAATGTTGAGGTGGTTGATAGTGTTGTAACTagtataaatgaaaatgttaatgttGATTTAATGGCGGTAAATGATGATATGTTGGATGACTTGGCTTCTGAATTCATAAAACATTTAGAGGAAGAAGGGggtgcccaaaaaaaaaatgaggttgagAGGTATTTGAGTGATGATTGTGAGAatcctaataattttaaattagatattttgggtTGGTGGAGATGTAATGCTACAAAATACAAGATTCTTTCTAAGGTAGCACAACATGTGTTAGCTATTCCAGTATCTACAGTTGTTTCTGAAGCAGCTTTCAGTACTGGTGGTCGTATTTTAGATCCATTTCGAAGCTCTTTATCTCCATCAACAGTGCAAGCATTGgtttgttgtcaaaattggttgAGTTTAGCATCAATTCCAATCAACATCGGAAACTACatggattatattgaaaattctgAGATAATTGAATCAG aatttggtgaaagtttaaaaatctcaactgaTTATTTGTAA